One Pyrus communis chromosome 4, drPyrComm1.1, whole genome shotgun sequence genomic region harbors:
- the LOC137730821 gene encoding NADH dehydrogenase [ubiquinone] flavoprotein 1, mitochondrial-like — protein MAPLKGILSLQRAALACHHGAKWGLAFRSFSTQGAAPSTTAQPPPPPPPPPEKTHFGGLKDEDRIFTNLYGLHDPFLKGAMKRGDWYRTKDLVIKGADWIVNEMKKSGLRGRGGAGFPSGLKWSFMPKVSDGRPSYLVVNADESEPGTCKDREIMRHDPHKLLEGCLIAGVGMRASAAYIYIRGEYVNERLNLVKARNEAYAAGLLGKNACGSGYDFDVHIHFGAGAYICGEETALLESLEGKQGKPRLKPPFPANAGLYGCPTTVTNVETVAVSPTILRRGPEWFASFGRKNNSGTKLFCISGHVNKPCTVEEEMSIPLKELLERHCGGVRGGWDNLLAVIPGGSSVPLLTKDICNDVLMDFDALKAVQSGLGTAAVIVMDKSTDIVDAIARLSYFYKHESCGQCTPCREGTGWLWMIMERMKVGNAKLEEIDMLQEVTKQIEGHTICALGDAAAWPVQGLIRHFRPELERRIRERAERELLEAAA, from the exons ATG GCACCCCTCAAGGGTATACTTTCTCTGCAGAGAGCAGCCTTAGCTTGTCATCATGGTGCGAAGTGGGGCCTAGCGTTTAGATCATTCAGCACTCAGGGAGCAGCACCCTCTACTACTGCTcaacctccacctccacctccaccacctCCCGAGAAAACTCATTTTGGTGGTTTGAAAGATGAAGACCGGATTTTCACCAACTTATATGGGTTGCACGACCCATTTCTCAAAGGTGCCATGAAACGAGGTGACTGGTACCGAACCAAAGATCTAGTTATTAAAGGTGCTGATTGGATTGTCAATGAAATGAAGAAGTCTGGCCTACGTGGACGTGGTGGTGCTGGTTTCCCATCTGGTCTCAAATGGTCTTTTATGCCAAAAGTATCCGATGGCCGTCCTTCCTATCTTGTCGTCAATGCTGATGAAAGTGAACCTGGAACCTGTAAGGACAGGGAAATTATGCGCCATGACCCGCACAAACTTTTAGAGGGTTGCTTGATTGCTGGTGTTGGGATGAGGGCCAGTGCTGCGTACATCTATATAAGAGGTGAATATGTGAATGAACGGTTGAACCTTGTAAAAGCTAGAAATGAAGCTTATGCAGCTGGATTACTGGGGAAAAATGCTTGTGGATCTGGTTATGATTTTGATGTTCATATCCACTTTGGTGCTGGTGCCTATATTTGTGGTGAAGAAACAGCGCTTCTGGAGAGCCTTGAAGGGAAACAGGGGAAGCCAAGATTGAAGCCTCCTTTCCCTGCTAATGCAGGATTATATGGCTGCCCCACCACTGTTACAAATGTGGAAACGGTGGCTGTTTCTCCCACCATTTTAAGGCGTGGACCAGAGTGGTTTGCCAGTTTTGGGAGAAAGAACAATTCAGggacaaaattgttttgtatcTCGGGACATGTGAACAAGCCTTGCACTGTTGAAGAGGAAATGAGCATACCCTTGAAAGAGTTACTAGAGAGGCACTGTGGAGGTGTGAGGGGCGGATGGGACAACTTACTTGCAGTAATTCCAGGTGGTTCATCTGTTCCATTGCTTACCAAGGATATATGCAATGATGTATTGATGGATTTTGATGCACTGAAGGCTGTCCAGTCAGGATTGGGAACTGCGGCTGTTATTGTGATGGATAAATCAACTGACATTGTTGATGCAATTGCAAGGCTTTCTTACTTCTACAAGCATGAGAGTTGTGGGCAGTGCACACCGTGTAGGGAGGGGACAGGATGGCTTTGGATGATCATGGAAAGAATGAAAGTTGGGAATGCAAAGCTGGAAGAGATTGACATGCTTCAGGAGGTGACCAAACAGATTGAGGGGCACACAATCTGTGCGTTGGGTGATGCTGCTGCTTGGCCTGTGCAAGGTCTAATAAGGCATTTCAGGCCAGAGCTTGAGAGGAGGATCAGGGAGCGTGCAGAGAGGGAATTGCTGGAGGCAGCTGCTTAA